Proteins from a genomic interval of Yoonia sp. GPGPB17:
- a CDS encoding cytidine deaminase, whose amino-acid sequence MSLIDDARAVRENAHAPYSKFKVGAALKSTSGTVYVGCNVENVAYPEGTCAEAGAIAAMVAGGETAIAEITVIADSPKPVSPCGGCRQKIAEFAKGDVKVTLATTDGVVHETTVAALLPGSFDADYMSRV is encoded by the coding sequence ATGTCATTGATCGACGACGCACGCGCCGTGCGGGAAAACGCCCATGCGCCCTATTCAAAGTTCAAGGTGGGGGCCGCGCTAAAGTCCACGTCGGGCACGGTCTATGTTGGCTGCAACGTGGAGAATGTCGCCTATCCCGAAGGGACCTGCGCCGAGGCTGGGGCCATCGCGGCGATGGTTGCGGGCGGTGAGACCGCGATAGCCGAGATTACTGTCATTGCTGATAGTCCAAAGCCTGTCAGCCCCTGTGGTGGGTGCCGTCAGAAGATCGCCGAATTTGCCAAAGGCGACGTCAAGGTGACGCTCGCAACGACCGATGGCGTCGTGCATGAAACAACGGTTGCGGCACTTTTGCCCGGCAGTTTTGATGCCGACTACATGAGCCGTGTCTGA
- a CDS encoding sterol desaturase family protein, translating to MIATLRVLLAMGSLQRLVPLWIVGIATLFLAYSHWMILAVAYGMVLQFFVEYLMHRFLLHREPPQDQPTFNALYRSHIGHHEFPTNPEFFTGDDHWYPVRFAAISLCIHTIILWPFIGIGSAAAFAVVALFVGSITAFAFYEYCHTLAHLKVPKGWFGQRVTRSHLVHHFQDHDATYHVSFGMGWIDRLFGTRYDQEVAKARYDRETIMSIGMDPEDLRLVTARKSLGITRKPGERKTEPKQA from the coding sequence ATGATTGCTACTTTACGTGTGCTGTTGGCAATGGGCAGCTTGCAAAGACTGGTCCCGCTTTGGATCGTCGGTATAGCGACTCTATTTTTGGCCTACAGCCATTGGATGATCCTTGCTGTGGCTTACGGTATGGTGCTGCAATTCTTCGTTGAGTACCTGATGCACCGCTTTCTGCTGCATCGTGAACCCCCTCAGGACCAGCCGACGTTCAACGCCCTCTACCGTTCGCATATCGGCCATCATGAGTTTCCAACGAATCCGGAGTTCTTTACCGGCGACGACCATTGGTATCCGGTGCGTTTCGCCGCCATTTCCCTTTGCATTCACACAATCATTCTCTGGCCGTTTATCGGCATTGGGTCTGCGGCAGCCTTTGCGGTTGTGGCGCTTTTTGTCGGCTCGATCACCGCCTTTGCTTTCTACGAATACTGCCACACCCTCGCCCATCTGAAAGTCCCCAAGGGCTGGTTTGGGCAGCGGGTGACCCGCAGCCATCTTGTGCATCATTTTCAGGACCATGACGCCACTTATCACGTCAGCTTTGGCATGGGTTGGATCGACCGGCTTTTCGGCACCCGTTATGACCAAGAGGTCGCCAAGGCGCGCTACGACCGTGAAACGATCATGAGCATCGGGATGGACCCAGAGGACCTGCGCCTTGTGACAGCACGCAAATCCCTTGGCATCACCCGCAAACCAGGTGAGCGCAAGACAGAACCAAAACAGGCCTGA
- a CDS encoding NAD kinase, which yields MPRPKIAFVASPVPIAQTALRELAATHGDVPQAEADVIVALGGDGFMLQTMHATQGLDVPVYGMNRGTVGFLMNEYHANDLQARLDEAEEEVINPLAMTALCVDGAMHEALAINEVSLLRAGPQAAKLRITVDGRLRMNELVCDGALLATPAGSTAYNYSAHGPILPIGSDVLALTAMSAFRPRRWRGALLPKKAVVRFDVIDPAKRPVMADADGKSVRDVVSVEIHSEPSIRHRILFDPGHGLEERLIREQFA from the coding sequence ATGCCTCGCCCCAAGATCGCCTTTGTTGCCAGCCCTGTGCCGATTGCGCAGACGGCCCTGCGCGAACTGGCCGCAACGCATGGCGATGTGCCACAGGCCGAGGCGGATGTGATCGTGGCACTGGGTGGTGACGGGTTCATGTTACAGACGATGCATGCGACCCAGGGGCTGGATGTGCCGGTTTACGGGATGAACCGCGGGACTGTTGGTTTCTTGATGAACGAATATCACGCCAATGATCTGCAGGCCCGGCTGGATGAGGCCGAGGAAGAGGTGATCAACCCGCTGGCCATGACAGCGCTCTGTGTGGATGGAGCGATGCACGAAGCCTTGGCGATTAACGAGGTCAGCTTGCTGCGCGCGGGCCCGCAAGCGGCGAAGTTGCGGATCACCGTGGACGGGCGGCTGCGGATGAATGAGCTGGTCTGCGATGGCGCGCTTTTGGCAACACCTGCGGGGTCAACGGCTTACAACTACTCTGCACACGGGCCGATCTTGCCGATTGGGTCGGATGTGCTGGCGCTGACGGCGATGTCCGCGTTCCGGCCCCGCCGCTGGCGCGGCGCGTTGCTGCCAAAAAAGGCGGTGGTAAGGTTCGACGTGATTGACCCCGCCAAACGGCCGGTGATGGCGGATGCGGATGGCAAATCCGTGCGGGATGTGGTGAGCGTGGAAATCCACTCTGAGCCGTCTATCCGGCACCGGATACTGTTTGATCCGGGGCATGGGTTGGAAGAGCGGTTGATCAGAGAGCAGTTTGCTTGA
- a CDS encoding cupin domain-containing protein codes for MTKTHEIRAEVCLSTTDLRADLGFFGGILGMRLDMIYPADDPTVAVYSGHGLRVRLDQAAGANPGLRILTDDPEFASGQTKMTSPGGTRVEVHPLNPPLVLPETDHAFVVRRLADQAPWVIGRAGMQYRDLIPSRLGGSIIASHIRIPDGGPVPDMVHFHKVGFQLIFCYRGWVDVVYEDQGPPIRLTAGDCFIQPPEIRHRVLEASDGIEVIEIGVPAEHITEIDHDMALPTPHLRPDREWQGQKFVFNEGAKATWLPARLPGFISRDTTIAANTKGVAGVNVIRKGQGDTEWSSHDADIHFTFVMEGTITLEGEGKDPYTLAPGDAFVIPPGMRTRYAQPSDDLELLEVVLPGVFITT; via the coding sequence ATGACAAAGACACATGAAATACGGGCCGAGGTTTGCCTGAGCACAACGGACTTGCGCGCAGACCTTGGATTCTTTGGCGGCATCTTGGGCATGCGACTGGATATGATCTACCCCGCCGATGACCCCACTGTAGCGGTTTATTCCGGGCACGGATTGCGGGTGCGGTTGGATCAGGCTGCCGGGGCAAACCCCGGCCTGCGGATTTTAACCGATGATCCAGAGTTTGCGAGTGGGCAGACAAAAATGACCTCACCGGGTGGGACACGGGTTGAAGTGCACCCGCTCAACCCGCCGCTGGTATTGCCCGAAACGGATCATGCCTTTGTCGTCCGTCGCTTGGCTGATCAGGCGCCCTGGGTGATTGGCCGCGCGGGCATGCAATACCGCGATCTGATCCCCAGCCGTTTGGGTGGGTCGATCATCGCCAGCCACATCCGTATACCGGATGGTGGACCGGTGCCCGATATGGTGCATTTCCACAAAGTCGGATTTCAGCTGATCTTTTGTTATCGCGGCTGGGTTGATGTTGTGTACGAAGATCAAGGTCCACCCATCCGCCTGACCGCGGGTGATTGTTTCATTCAGCCGCCAGAGATCAGGCATCGCGTTCTGGAGGCATCCGACGGGATCGAGGTGATCGAAATTGGCGTCCCGGCTGAACATATCACAGAGATTGATCACGATATGGCACTGCCGACCCCGCATCTGCGCCCCGACCGCGAATGGCAGGGGCAGAAATTTGTCTTTAACGAAGGGGCCAAGGCCACATGGCTGCCTGCGCGTTTGCCCGGTTTCATCTCACGCGATACGACCATCGCGGCCAATACGAAGGGCGTTGCAGGCGTAAATGTGATCCGGAAAGGGCAGGGTGACACTGAATGGTCAAGCCACGATGCCGATATCCACTTCACCTTTGTGATGGAGGGGACAATAACCCTCGAAGGTGAGGGCAAAGATCCATACACGCTGGCCCCCGGTGATGCTTTCGTCATCCCACCGGGAATGCGGACGCGCTATGCCCAACCGTCAGATGATCTGGAGCTGCTTGAAGTCGTCTTGCCGGGCGTCTTCATCACGACCTAA
- a CDS encoding CIA30 family protein translates to MAETMLIENFAEGSETRWRYVSDRVMGGVSDGGAALGSEDGITYARLSGTVSTANNGGFIQIRHDLEMRLPADATGITLRVRGNRATYYVHLRPDAARRPWQFYQAAFETTAGWQEVVLPWSAFRARGSLAPAFAPTDLRSIGIVAYGIDYEALLDVDWIGAATD, encoded by the coding sequence GTGGCCGAAACAATGCTGATCGAGAATTTTGCCGAAGGTTCTGAAACCCGATGGCGCTACGTCAGTGACCGGGTGATGGGTGGTGTATCAGACGGTGGCGCGGCGCTTGGGTCCGAGGATGGTATCACCTACGCACGCCTCAGCGGCACGGTCAGCACCGCCAACAACGGTGGCTTCATTCAGATCCGGCATGATCTGGAAATGCGGCTGCCTGCGGACGCCACAGGGATCACGCTCCGCGTGCGGGGGAATAGGGCGACCTACTATGTCCACCTGCGCCCCGATGCCGCACGGCGACCCTGGCAGTTCTATCAGGCCGCGTTTGAGACGACGGCGGGTTGGCAGGAAGTTGTACTACCTTGGTCAGCGTTTCGAGCACGTGGCAGCTTGGCGCCCGCCTTCGCACCGACCGATCTGCGCAGTATTGGGATTGTGGCTTATGGAATAGACTATGAAGCCCTGTTGGATGTGGATTGGATCGGGGCTGCAACAGACTAG
- a CDS encoding NADP-dependent malic enzyme, which yields MSDDAKDSLREAALHYHKFPKPGKLEIRATKPLATGRDLARAYSPGVAEACTEIKADPDTARDYTSRGNLVAVVTNGSAVLGLGKIGALASKPVMEGKAVLFKKFANIDCFDIELNEPDPEKLADIVCALEPTFGAINLEDIKAPDCFIVEKLCNERMNIPVFHDDQHGTAIVVGAAATNALRIANKKFEDIKIVSTGGGAAGIACLNMLLKLGVKRENVYLCDIEGLVYEGREKDMTPQKAEYAQGTKAATLDDVIAGADLFLGLSGPNILKPAMVKKMADRPIIFALANPNPEISPDDARAANPDAIIATGRSDFPNQVNNVLCFPFIFRGALDVGATEINNEMKIACVEGIAALARATTSAEAAAAYKGEQLTFGADYLIPKPFDPRLMGVVASAVAGAAIKTGVAKRPVADMAAYKANLDGSVFKSAMIMRPVFEAAQTATRRIVFAEGEDERVLRASQAIMEETTDTPILIGRPEVIESRCERAGLKIRPGVDFSIVNPENDPRYRDYWGTYHDLMARKGVTPDLAKAIMRTNTTAIASVMVQRGEADSLICGTFGQYLWHLKYVCEILGTKEFHPIAGMSLMILEDGPLFVADTQVHPEPTPRQISETVIGAARHVRRFGVEPKIALCSHSQFGNLDSDSGRRMREAMDILDSVPRDFDYEGEMHVDAALDVELRNRVFPAAHLDGAANTLVFANTDAASGVRNILKMKGGGLEVGPILMGMGNRCHIVTPSITARGLLNMSAVAGTPVAHYG from the coding sequence ATGTCAGATGATGCAAAAGATAGCCTGAGAGAGGCCGCACTTCACTACCATAAGTTCCCCAAACCCGGAAAACTGGAAATCCGCGCAACTAAACCATTGGCCACCGGGCGCGATCTGGCGCGGGCCTATTCCCCCGGTGTGGCCGAGGCCTGTACCGAGATCAAAGCCGACCCCGACACCGCCCGCGATTACACATCGCGCGGCAATCTTGTGGCGGTTGTGACCAACGGCTCGGCTGTTCTGGGCCTTGGCAAGATCGGCGCGCTCGCCTCCAAACCGGTGATGGAGGGCAAGGCGGTTCTGTTCAAGAAGTTCGCCAACATTGATTGCTTTGACATTGAGTTGAACGAACCCGACCCTGAGAAACTGGCCGATATCGTCTGCGCGCTAGAGCCAACCTTTGGTGCCATCAACCTAGAAGATATCAAAGCGCCGGACTGCTTCATCGTGGAGAAGCTGTGCAATGAGCGGATGAACATCCCGGTGTTCCACGACGACCAGCACGGCACGGCCATTGTGGTTGGTGCTGCCGCGACAAATGCGCTGCGTATCGCGAACAAGAAATTCGAAGATATCAAGATTGTCAGTACCGGCGGCGGCGCGGCGGGTATCGCCTGCCTGAACATGCTGCTGAAACTGGGCGTGAAGCGCGAAAACGTCTACCTCTGCGATATTGAGGGCCTCGTCTACGAAGGCCGCGAGAAAGATATGACGCCGCAAAAGGCTGAATATGCCCAAGGCACCAAGGCCGCGACACTGGATGATGTGATTGCTGGCGCGGATCTCTTCCTTGGCCTTTCTGGCCCGAACATCCTGAAACCCGCAATGGTCAAGAAGATGGCCGACCGCCCCATCATATTTGCGCTGGCCAACCCCAATCCGGAAATCAGCCCTGACGATGCGCGCGCCGCCAATCCGGACGCGATCATCGCGACAGGTCGCAGCGATTTTCCCAATCAGGTCAATAACGTCCTCTGCTTCCCATTTATCTTCCGCGGTGCGCTTGACGTGGGCGCAACCGAAATCAACAACGAGATGAAGATCGCTTGCGTCGAGGGCATCGCCGCCCTTGCCCGCGCAACAACCAGCGCAGAGGCCGCTGCCGCCTATAAAGGCGAACAACTGACGTTCGGGGCCGACTATCTGATCCCCAAGCCTTTCGACCCGCGCCTAATGGGCGTTGTGGCCAGCGCTGTTGCAGGGGCTGCGATCAAGACCGGTGTTGCCAAACGCCCTGTCGCAGACATGGCCGCTTATAAGGCCAACCTCGATGGCTCGGTCTTCAAATCCGCGATGATCATGCGCCCGGTCTTCGAAGCCGCGCAAACCGCTACTCGCCGCATCGTCTTTGCCGAAGGCGAGGACGAGCGTGTACTGCGCGCCTCGCAAGCCATCATGGAAGAAACAACAGATACGCCCATCCTGATCGGGCGGCCCGAAGTGATCGAAAGCCGCTGTGAACGTGCGGGTCTGAAAATCCGTCCTGGTGTCGATTTTAGCATCGTAAACCCCGAAAATGACCCGCGGTATCGTGACTATTGGGGCACCTACCACGACCTGATGGCGCGCAAGGGCGTCACCCCTGATCTGGCCAAGGCGATCATGCGCACCAATACAACCGCGATTGCCTCGGTCATGGTGCAACGTGGCGAGGCCGATAGCTTGATTTGTGGTACCTTCGGCCAATACCTCTGGCACCTCAAATACGTCTGCGAGATTCTTGGCACCAAGGAATTCCACCCCATTGCGGGCATGTCATTGATGATCCTTGAAGATGGGCCGCTCTTTGTGGCTGACACGCAGGTCCACCCCGAGCCAACGCCTCGACAAATCTCTGAGACGGTCATTGGCGCGGCACGTCATGTGCGGCGTTTCGGCGTAGAACCCAAGATCGCGCTTTGCTCACACAGCCAGTTTGGCAACCTCGACAGTGACAGTGGGCGGCGTATGCGCGAAGCCATGGACATTCTCGACAGCGTCCCGCGGGATTTTGACTATGAAGGCGAAATGCATGTCGACGCCGCCCTTGATGTTGAGTTGCGCAACCGCGTCTTCCCTGCCGCACATCTGGATGGTGCGGCGAACACGTTGGTCTTTGCGAACACCGATGCCGCCTCTGGGGTGCGCAATATTCTGAAAATGAAGGGGGGCGGGCTGGAGGTTGGGCCAATCCTGATGGGCATGGGCAACCGCTGTCATATCGTGACGCCGTCTATCACGGCGCGTGGTCTGCTGAATATGTCTGCCGTGGCGGGTACGCCGGTGGCGCACTACGGGTAA
- a CDS encoding YHS domain-containing (seleno)protein, translating to MKNVLKTGIAAVALVATLAMTAFAADFDVNVTSTDLALRGVDPVSYFTQGEPQQGDVNITAVHNGAVYRFTSEETKAQFEADPEKYAPQYGGYCAFGLANGFKFDGDPDVWRIVDDRLYLNLSPAVSEIWQQDIPGYIETAETLWTEVKDADPADLNP from the coding sequence ATGAAAAATGTACTGAAAACTGGTATCGCAGCGGTCGCACTTGTGGCCACCTTGGCCATGACGGCCTTCGCCGCCGACTTTGATGTCAACGTCACGAGCACGGATCTTGCTTTGCGCGGTGTTGATCCGGTGTCGTACTTCACCCAAGGCGAACCGCAACAAGGTGACGTGAATATCACCGCAGTGCACAATGGCGCGGTCTATCGTTTCACATCCGAGGAAACGAAAGCGCAATTTGAGGCTGATCCGGAAAAGTATGCACCCCAGTACGGTGGGTATTGCGCATTTGGTCTGGCCAATGGGTTCAAGTTCGATGGTGACCCAGATGTGTGGCGCATTGTTGATGACCGGCTCTACCTGAACCTGTCACCAGCTGTATCCGAAATCTGGCAACAGGATATACCCGGCTACATCGAAACCGCCGAGACCCTTTGGACCGAAGTGAAAGATGCTGATCCCGCAGATCTGAACCCCTAA
- the glyA gene encoding serine hydroxymethyltransferase, with protein MNVTVRDDGFFTETLETRDPAIHAAMQAELKRQRKEIELIASENIVSAAVMEAQGGVMTNKYAEGYPGRRYYGGCEHVDVAENLAIARAKQLFNCEFANVQPNSGSQANQGVFQALLQPGDTILGMSLDAGGHLTHGAKPNQSGKWFNAVQYGVRQQDSMLDYDEVQRLATEHQPKMIIAGGSAIPRIIDFAKMREIADSVGAYLLVDMAHFAGLVACGLYPSPFPHAHVATTTTHKTLRGPRGGMIVTNDEAIAKKCNSAIFPGIQGGPLMHVIAGKAVAFGEALRPEFKTYQEQVVKNAQALADQLMKGGLDIVTGGTDTHVMLVDLRPKGVKGNATEKALGRAHITCNKNGIPFDPEKPMVTSGIRLGSPAGTTRGFGEPEFRQIADWIVEVTEGLAANGEDNNGAVEAKVRAEVEALCDRFPIYPTL; from the coding sequence ATGAACGTCACAGTCCGCGACGACGGCTTTTTCACCGAAACACTCGAAACCCGCGACCCGGCGATCCATGCAGCGATGCAAGCCGAACTCAAACGCCAGCGGAAAGAAATTGAGCTGATCGCGTCCGAGAACATCGTCTCTGCCGCCGTCATGGAAGCCCAAGGCGGCGTGATGACGAACAAATACGCCGAGGGCTATCCGGGCCGCCGCTATTACGGTGGCTGCGAACATGTGGACGTGGCCGAAAACCTTGCCATCGCGCGCGCCAAACAACTGTTCAATTGTGAATTCGCCAACGTGCAGCCAAACTCTGGCTCGCAGGCCAACCAGGGCGTGTTTCAGGCGCTACTTCAGCCCGGCGATACGATCCTTGGCATGTCGCTGGATGCCGGTGGTCACCTGACACACGGCGCTAAGCCGAACCAATCCGGCAAATGGTTCAATGCGGTGCAATACGGCGTGCGCCAACAGGATAGCATGTTGGACTATGACGAAGTGCAGCGCCTTGCCACGGAACACCAGCCCAAGATGATTATTGCCGGCGGCTCTGCCATTCCACGCATCATCGATTTTGCGAAAATGCGCGAAATTGCGGACAGCGTCGGTGCTTACCTCTTGGTGGACATGGCGCATTTTGCCGGTCTGGTCGCCTGTGGCCTCTACCCCTCGCCTTTCCCGCATGCACATGTGGCAACGACTACGACCCACAAAACCCTGCGCGGCCCACGTGGCGGCATGATCGTCACCAATGACGAGGCGATTGCCAAGAAGTGCAACTCCGCCATCTTCCCTGGTATTCAGGGCGGGCCATTGATGCATGTGATCGCTGGCAAGGCTGTGGCTTTTGGCGAAGCGCTGCGCCCCGAATTCAAGACTTATCAGGAGCAGGTCGTGAAGAACGCCCAAGCGCTGGCCGATCAGCTGATGAAAGGTGGTCTCGATATCGTCACCGGCGGCACGGACACCCATGTGATGCTGGTTGATCTGCGCCCCAAAGGCGTCAAGGGCAACGCGACCGAAAAGGCTTTGGGTCGCGCGCATATCACCTGCAATAAGAACGGCATTCCGTTCGATCCCGAAAAGCCGATGGTCACATCCGGCATCCGCCTCGGCTCGCCTGCGGGCACCACGCGTGGCTTTGGCGAACCTGAATTCCGCCAGATCGCCGACTGGATCGTGGAAGTGACCGAAGGTCTGGCGGCCAACGGCGAAGACAACAACGGCGCCGTCGAAGCCAAAGTGCGCGCCGAAGTCGAGGCGCTCTGCGATAGATTTCCAATCTACCCAACGCTCTAG